From a single Porites lutea chromosome 10, jaPorLute2.1, whole genome shotgun sequence genomic region:
- the LOC140951223 gene encoding uncharacterized protein: protein MSGTRLTRKVTVEGSKKLPESGGQSSSSGSGTRRSVFDRLGPGTSERSRPREPYPPEKCRNWLRDGRCQFGRSCKFLHGPFSEPKQRTKSLRSVVRSDVDRSEERDEGGLGGRTRSLDSLEPEDEEEIPIKRKKSRPLEESADPGKKSEKLKRRQHVEKQSSEGEEENEDERKKRRKKVKKRHLSGSVVVTKSHSPEQEQKNWGDDDSEEERNETLDWEERGELDFERQLNLEKRRQDLQRQLALMDEEEAAREKAERKIREPKKDREEEAKPVVPVVHSKLHPEKSSVSPGDEFSPVSSQSTPKKKKKKVDGEAKKVKTKRKLSPAEKELKKKKGVKAATEGVEANTGEERTRKITELSPEPSKSNISREQPEFEVVVEEKSRAVKKKQSKNKPKVNSGEDAYESPSDVAVRRSQRPLSSEEIPRDKRAFSPEEQRQPAEKLRRRIALSSPETADSPTFRYASEERRRVTDLPDGSPRKPLHDVHGNRPPGESDYKAKAKGYDKRYRQEESPGGTPEHGRRAAVKDQRHFVEGRVERRKVIVDEPPPRSPSPEDMPPRGPITPPEEQRRRRTPPREDRRGPRTPPGEPEYDTDVQKHLTSERAPPRRRGPQTPPHPSTPPVRARFDKKREEIYEGRPEAVPYREDLPRPKDRADRDTRYSRARGEEAADELSRGGRGHPPTEEDFPRSRGQDEEPGRLRHRDDRQEDFHQRGRPRDDRADDFHRTRETEPERSDDHHRNRVDDPRGDEFQRRKPEGDDEYLRRREERDEGHFRGRNRELEKDDERHRRRDERGDEHQRGRGRDEYEDELQRPRGRDIPRRQFEGDDRHWEGRGERDSKEGQFIDRDRRRNDIPRQDMPDNRARERPGERPRDRDGRHPPPGPDYHRRTSPISHGPRRSPPPHGPPRGPHRYMERRRSLSPGGRRDEGYRPGPPRDQGGYGMGREPMRGRGGYSAPFDSRGRPMDDGRRRNSPPPRQYADRGRGAPRGRGVRAGRGFPDRMRPPGDRFQEPPRDSRAPWDPERRREREHLRDRGRPHDESRDRERRPRSELSPGRGPRHWEDKRGGSPGRGSSPPRDRRAHEQEKIPREVEEDRRRRSENEEDEWEYEEDIGDDKDRIPKQGERKRPRENTSSVSTTESPLAGKRRRSETPETEETAVPEAAEVGDKSGEAQPTTETPTKQTKPETGTPTKAVTKIKKKKAGKKEGKIVKSEGEGSVESHMTQETVPETEAQIESERQPKSEKKHKKDKVKTKEKATKKKKKSSTTSAEETDVVSELPDEPKKAPEEGGAVPSEKIGEAIPPSEGETITKLAKKRRHGDAPEGDETKGKGSDKPPKKKKKKKHQPEVVFQPWADLEGEDEDTSSGKLENSDQVSDKAAPMQKDRENDGEKLTGENTGGKQDSSKVEEQVAVFSDWSDDSPIGDDTWSDINEPAEIADNKPKASKDEPAKVGSPVENSVPAYDDVYDPISDDELDAMLGDEDEEGGVGISGATGHASAPMAVEDVDWSALVTTQGSTEKTGVEPGSHLKRFTPGSVFSRIGISSSLAGPRLTKLVQEACAKAANENPTGAETVEPTDVEGVRGSPGSNSIGALMAGAAAKRRERQLLFSDVGPCRRALCARKDLAMRKRLRRLTGKVGVFQTPPSAPVDNELYLMSVALYKHEQTSTDSSNGKLIPSRVGSVLATLTS from the exons ATGTCTGGAACACGTTTAACACGCAAGGTGACGGTGGAAGGTAGCAAAAAGCTACCTGAAAGTGGTGGTCAAAGTTCAAGTTCGGGTTCCGGGACAAGGAGAAGCGTGTTTGACAGACTCGGCCCTGGAACGAGCGAA CGTTCAAGACCCAGAGAACCATATCCTCCTGAGAAATGCAGAAACTGGCTGCGAGATGGTAGATGTCAGTTTGGAAGAAGCTGCAAATTTCTTCATGGGCCATTTAGTGAACCTAAGCAGAGAACAAAAAGTCTAAGAAGTGTTGTGAGAAGTGATGTTGACAG ATCAGAGGAACGAG ATGAAGGAGGTCTGGGCGGTCGGACTCGGAGTTTGGACAGCTTAGAGCCTGAGGACGAGGAGGAGATTCCAATCAAAAGGAAGAAAAGCAGGCCACTTGAAGAATCAGCGGACCCtggcaagaaaagtgaaaagctaAAGCGAAGACAGCATGTTGAGAAACAATCTTCAGAAG GCGAAGAGGAGAATGAAGACGAACGTAAAAAACGCaggaaaaaagtaaagaagCGACATCTGAGTGGGAGTGTTGTCGTTACGAAGTCCCACAGCCCAGAGCAAGAACAGAAAAACTGGGGAGACGACGATTCTGAAGAGGAGAGAAATGAGACTTTAGACTGGGAAGAGAGAGGAGAGCTAGACTTTGAGAGGCAGCTGAATTTAGAAAAGAGAAGACAAGATCTTCAGCGACAATTAGCGCTTATGGATGAAGAAGAAGCTGCGAGGGAAAAAGCTGAGAGGAAAATCAGAGAGCCAAAAAAAGACAGAGAGGAAGAAGCTAAACCTGTCGTTCCCGTCGTGCATAGCAAGCTCCACCCCGAGAAGTCGTCCGTGTCACCTGGGGACGAGTTCTCGCCAGTCTCCTCGCAGTCAAcaccaaagaaaaagaaaaagaaggtagACGGCGAAGCGAAAAAAGTAAAGACCAAGCGCAAGTTGTCGCCAGCAGAAAAGGAgcttaagaaaaagaaaggcgTCAAGGCGGCGACTGAAGGCGTGGAAGCTAACACTGGCGAGGAAAGGACACGAAAAATCACAGAATTGTCGCCTGAACCGTCAAAAAGTAATATCAGTAGAGAACAGCCTGAGTTTGAAGTTGTCGTTGAGGAAAAATCACGAGCAGTCAAAAAGAAGCAGTCGAAGAACAAACCTAAGGTGAATAGCGGTGAAGATGCGTATGAGAGCCCTTCGGATGTCGCAGTACGGCGATCTCAGAGACCGCTGTCTTCTGAGGAAATCCCGCGGGATAAGAGGGCGTTTAGTCCCGAAGAACAGAGGCAACCTGCGGAGAAGTTACGTCGACGGATAGCTCTGTCTTCTCCAGAAACTGCTGATTCCCCAACTTTTCGCTACGCTAGTGAGGAGAGGCGAAGGGTTACGGATCTCCCCGATGGAAGCCCTCGGAAACCTTTGCATGATGTTCATGGCAACAGACCTCCGGGTGAATCGGACTACAAGGCTAAAGCAAAGGGTTATGACAAGCGTTACAGACAAGAGGAATCTCCGGGGGGAACACCGGAGCATGGCCGCCGAGCAGCAGTCAAGGATCAGCGTCACTTCGTGGAAGGACGGGTGGAGAGAAGAAAGGTCATTGTCGACGAACCACCGCCGCGAAGTCCATCTCCCGAAGATATGCCCCCACGGGGCCCGATTACACCACCCGAAGAGCAGAGAAGGCGGCGAACACCTCCCAGGGAGGATAGAAGAGGGCCCCGAACTCCCCCTGGTGAGCCTGAGTATGATACTGATGTACAAAAACATTTGACGAGTGAGCGAGCCCCACCCAGGCGACGGGGACCCCAAACGCCACCTCATCCTTCCACTCCCCCGGTGCGGGCAAGATTTGACAAAAAACGTGAAGAGATTTACGAGGGACGGCCCGAGGCTGTGCCTTATCGCGAAGATTTGCCGAGGCCTAAAGATCGAGCTGACCGTGACACAAGGTACTCAAGGGCGAGGGGTGAAGAGGCAGCTGATGAGTTGTCTCGAGGTGGTCGAGGACATCCTCCGACAGAGGAAGACTTCCCCAGAAGTCGAGGTCAGGATGAAGAGCCAGGTCGTTTACGACATCGTGATGACCGCCAAGAAGACTTCCATCAACGCGGGCGCCCGCGGGACGACCGAGCTGACGATTTTCATCGAACTCGGGAAACTGAACCAGAACGAAGCGATGATCACCACCGAAATCGGGTCGACGATCCAAGGGGTGATGAGTTCCAGCGACGAAAACCCGAGGGAGATGACGAGTATCTTCGTAGAAGGGAAGAACGAGATGAAGGCCATTTTCGCGGACGGAATCGTGAGCTGGAAAAAGACGACGAGCGCCATCGACGAAGAGATGAACGCGGTGATGAGCATCAACGAGGCAGAGGTCGTGACGAGTACGAAGATGAACTTCAAAGGCCTCGTGGTCGGGATATTCCCAGGCGTCAGTTTGAAGGCGATGACAGGCACTGGGAAGGACGTGGGGAGAGAGATTCTAAAGAAGGACAGTTTATTGATCGGGATAGACGGCGAAATGACATCCCGCGGCAGGATATGCCTGACAA TCGCGCCCGGGAAAGACCTGGCGAGAGACCACGTGACAGAGATGGTCGTCATCCTCCTCCCGGACCTGACTATCACAGACGCACTTCCCCCATCTCCCATGGCCCGCGACGATCTCCCCCGCCACACGGTCCCCCACGGGGTCCGCATCGTTACATGGAGCGCCGGCGAAGTTTATCCCCAGGCGGTCGCAGAGATGAAGGTTACCGACCGGGACCTCCCAGAGATCAGGGTGGTTATGGTATGGGACGAGAGCCAATGCGTGGAAGAGGTGGATATTCAGCGCCTTTTGATAGCCGTGGTAGACCAATGGACGACGGACGAAGGCGAAATTCACCCCCACCTAGACAGTATGCGGATAGAGGCAGAGGAGCTCCCCGTGGGAGGGGAGTCAGAG CGGGCCGAGGCTTCCCCGACAGAATGCGTCCGCCAGGGGACAGGTTCCAAGAACCTCCACGCGACAGCCGAGCACCTTGGGATCCTGAACGTCGCCGTGAAAGAGAGCATTTACGTGACCGGGGACGACCACATGATGAATCACGTGATAGAGAAAGACGTCCGAGAAGTGAGCTTTCTCCAGGTCGTGGACCGAGACACTGGGAGGATAAGAGAGGCG GAAGCCCAGGACGTGGTAGTAGCCCCCCACGTGACCGGCGAGCGCATGAGCAAGAGAAAATACCGCGTGAAGTGGAGGAAGATCGCAGACGTAGATCAGAGAATGAAGAGGACGAGTGGGAATATGAAGAAGATATTGGAGATGACAAAGATAGAATACCAAAACAGGGAGAAAG AAAACGACCCAGAGAAAATACGTCGTCTGTGTCTACAACGGAGTCGCCATTAGCAGGGAAACGACGACGAAGTGAAACGCCGGAGACAGAAGAGACAGCGGTTCCGGAAGCAGCTGAAGTAGGAGACAAGAGTGGCGAAGCCCAACCCACCACAGAAACACCAACCAAACAAACTAAGCCCGAAACAGGGACACCTACCAAAGCAGTtaccaaaataaaaaagaagaaggcTGGTAAAAAGGAAGGGAAGATCGTCAAATCCGAAGGTGAAGGAAGTGTGGAAAGTCACATGACCCAAGAAACGGTACCGGAAACCGAAGCTCAGATTGAAAGTGAGAGGCAGCCTAAAAGCGAgaaaaaacacaagaaagatAAGGTAAAAACCAAGGAGAAGgcgacaaaaaagaaaaagaaaagctctACAACATCAGCAGAGGAAACCGATGTAGTTTCGGAATTACCTGATGAACCAAAGAAGGCCCCGGAGGAAGGCGGGGCCGTTCCATCGGAAAAGATCGGAGAGGCGATTCCACCGTCAGAGGGAGAGACCATTACTAAGTTGGCAAAGAAACGCAGGCATGGAGATGCTCCTGAAGGAGATGAaaccaaaggaaaaggaagCGATAAACCgcccaagaaaaagaaaaagaaaaaacatcagCCCGAAGTAGTCTTTCAACCGTGGGCAGACCTTGAAGGTGAAGACGAGGACACGAGCTCAGGCAAGTTGGAGAACAGTGATCAAGTAAGTGATAAGGCTGCCCCGATGCAAAAGGATAGAGAAAATGATGGCGAAAAATTGACTGGCGAAAATACAGGCGGCAAACAGGATTCTTCCAAAGTCGAAGAGCAAGTGGCGGTTTTCAGTGATTGGAGCGACGATAGCCCTATCGGGGACGACACTTGGTCGGATATAAACGAGCCGGCAGAAATCGCCGACAACAAGCCGAAAGCCAGCAAGGATGAACCCGCAAAGGTTGGTTCTCCTGTGGAAAATTCGGTGCCTGCCTATGACGATGTTTACGATCCGATAAGCGACGATGAACTTGATGCGATGTTAGGAGACGAAGATGAGGAGGGTGGTGTTGGGATTTCTGGCGCTACAGGTCATGCTAGTGCCCCTATGGCGGTAGAAGACGTGGATTGGAGTGCTTTGGTCACCACCCAAGGCTCAACGGAGAAAACAG GAGTCGAACCTGGATCTCACTTAAAGCGTTTCACTCCTGGTAGCGTGTTCTCCCGTATTGGAATCTCTTCCTCGCTTGCTGGTCCGCGGCTAACCAAACTAGTACAGGAAGCATGCGCAAAGGCAGCGAACGAAAACCCCACTGGGGCAGAGACAGTCGAGCCTACTGACGTCGAGGGCGTGAGGGGGTCTCCAGGTAGCAATAGTATTGGCGCGCTAATGGCAGGTGCTGCTGCAAAAAGGCGGGAAAGacagttgttgttttctgacGTTGGACCGTGTAGACGGGCTCTATGCGCCCGCAAGGATCTGGCTATGAGAAAGCGGTTGCGAAGGTTAACTGGAAAG GTCGGCGTTTTCCAGACCCCGCCGTCTGCCCCGGTCGACAATGAACTTTATTTGATGAGCGTAGCCTTGTACAAACACGAACAAACCTCTACAGACTCCTCTAATGGAAAACTTATCCCCTCAAGGGTGGGGTCAGTTCTTGCCACGCTGACTTCATAA